A stretch of the Gracilinanus agilis isolate LMUSP501 chromosome 4, AgileGrace, whole genome shotgun sequence genome encodes the following:
- the SMIM40 gene encoding small integral membrane protein 40, whose product MAEEEEGDRDEEDVFLAFAQGPTPPRGPILRALDKAFFIFLALFLAVLMLEAAYKLLWPIPWANLWGWLLGTPQKEEELEL is encoded by the coding sequence atggcagaggaggaggagggtgatAGGGATGAGGAAGATGTATTTTTGgcatttgcccagggtccaacTCCTCCCAGGGGTCCCATTCTTCGGGCCCTTGATAaggcctttttcatttttcttgctctCTTCCTAGCAGTGCTGATGCTAGAGGCTGCCTACAAGCTGCTATGGCCAATACCCTGGGCAAACCTTTGGGGTTGGCTGCTTGGAACACctcaaaaagaagaagaactggAGCTGTAA